In Eleutherodactylus coqui strain aEleCoq1 chromosome 11, aEleCoq1.hap1, whole genome shotgun sequence, a single window of DNA contains:
- the LOC136582374 gene encoding para-nitrobenzyl esterase-like isoform X1 has product MAGNKAKHARYQSRDAEDFLGRPLPFFRHVNTQGEAGSQSEYKHLVNSDEEEEEEDTYLDKDLDIPEPSCNTPAHKTIAAMFGGIVILCLVAASLAYLSGYSPCTSVDVTTSCGKVRGQHCDKIYTFKGIPYASPPIGSLRWRPPQEPTCWKETLDATKFKSMCAQVRPLSATGQVMGSEDCLYVNVWTPSLDHNADLPVMVWIHGGYLLIFSGAETGYCPTEELAGYSQMVHVSFNYRLNAFGFMALPQLREGSPTNTSGNYGFMDQIAALKWVQKNIKSFGGNPNKVTIYGQSSGGTSVWTLMVSPLAKDLFHRAIDISGSSVYKATMEQAEKDNLVFLNYTGCRDAQCLWNLNTSQILQSAPWIEYPNWAADDLCDLPQKGKFVGPLAVVDGYVVPATPLDVWKQKIPGYSDVPYVIGTTLQETEFAPSSANISQWSEEDYQWVVNSLLKTFGGNLSAQALSLYPTSEFCSQPERCVEKAYMTMVSDLRASCPSNIRAQLAAETLTSPVYRYQVIYTPSRPAKTNNLLPYNSWFAFHTLDTLGFFRTLEQALGETSEDDRTFQRLIRKYFIHFTKEGTMPPEWPEYPDGTALLSTTLRVEKNYRSAQCALWENNDMFQYAWIN; this is encoded by the exons ATGGCGGGGAACAA GGCCAAACACGCCAGATACCAATCTCGTGATGCTGAGGACTTCTTGGGACGTCCACTTCCTTTCTTCCG ACATGTGAACACGCAAGGGGAGGCAGGATCCCAATCTGAATATAAACATCTGGTCAACTCggatgaagaagaggaagaggaggacacaTATCTGGACAAGGACCTTGATATACCAGAGCCTTCTTGCAACACTCCAGCTCACAAGACTATAGCAGCCATGTTTGGGGGTATTGTGATACTGTGCTTGGTGGCAGCCAGTTTAGCGTATCTATCTGGATATTCACCATGCACCTCGGTAGATGTGACTACATCATGTGGCAAAGTACGcggccagcactgtgacaagatTTACACGTTTAAAGGGATTCCATATGCAAGTCCTCCCATTGGATCATTACGGTGGAGACCCCCACAGGAACCTACCTGCTGGAAGGAAACACTGGATGCTACCAAGTTCAAATCCATGTGTGCCCAAGTGAGGCCTCTGAGTGCAACAGGTCAAGTGATGGGATCAGAAGATTGCCTCTATGTCAATGTATGGACACCCTCACTGGATCACAACGCCGACTTACCTGTTATGGTCTGGATTCATGGCGGATATCTTCTCATCTTCAGTGGAGCTGAAACTGGATATTGTCCTACTGAGGAACTGGCTGGCTACAGTCAGATGGTCCATGTTAGCTTCAACTACCGTCTAAACGCATTCGGATTCATGGCTTTGCCGCAATTGAGAGAAGGATCCCCCACCAATACTTCCG GTAATTATGGATTCATGGATCAGATTGCTGCACTAAAATGGGTACAGAAGAACATCAAGTCTTTTGGTGGAAATCCGAACAAAGTGACCATCTATGGGCAGAGCTCAG GAGGCACCTCAGTGTGGACATTGATGGTGTCACCTTTGGCCAAAGATCTTTTTCACCGTGCCATAGACATAAGTGGATCATCTGTTTATAAAGCCACTATGGAGCAAGCAGAGAAGGACAACCTCGTATTCCTGAACTACACGGGCTGCCGGGATGCTCAGTGCTTGTGGAATCTCAATACAAGTCAAATCCTCCAG TCTGCCCCGTGGATTGAATACCCAAACTGGGCTGCAGACGACTTATGTGACCTACCGCAAAAAGGAAAATTTGTCGGCCCATTGGCTGTGGTGGATGGATACGTGGTGCCTGCTACTCCACTGGATGTATGGAAACAGAAAATACCGGGGTACAGCGATGTGCCGTATGTGATTGGTACCACCCTTCAAGAAACAGAATTTGC CCCGTCTTCTGCTAATATCTCACAATGGTCTGAGGAAGATTACCAGTGGGTCGTGAATT CACTTCTGAAGACATTTGGAGGCAATCTTTCAGCCCAAGCCCTGTCTCTGTATCCCACCTCTGAGTTCTGCTCCCAGCCTGAACGATGTGTGGAGAAGGCTTACATGACTATGGTGTCAGACCTCAGGGCTTCATGTCCCAGTAATATCCGGGCCCAACTAGCGGCAG AGACCCTGACCAGCCCAGTCTACCGCTACCAGGTCATCTACACTCCCTCTCGTCCAGCTAAAACCAACAACCTCTTACCCTACAATAGCTGGTTCGCCTTCCACACACTGGATACACTGGGATTTTTTAGGACTCTGGAACAAGCCTTAGGGGAGACATCAGAAGATGACCGCACCTTCCAGAGACTGATAAGGAAATACTTCATACACTTCACCAAAGAAG GGACCATGCCACCCGAGTGGCCCGAATATCCTGACGGGACTGCACTTCTATCTACGACACTGCGAGTAGAGAAGAACTATCGCTCCGCTCAGTGTGCGCTGTGGGAGAACAACGACATGTTCCAATATGCCTGGATCAACTGA
- the LOC136582374 gene encoding para-nitrobenzyl esterase-like isoform X3, giving the protein MAGNKHVNTQGEAGSQSEYKHLVNSDEEEEEEDTYLDKDLDIPEPSCNTPAHKTIAAMFGGIVILCLVAASLAYLSGYSPCTSVDVTTSCGKVRGQHCDKIYTFKGIPYASPPIGSLRWRPPQEPTCWKETLDATKFKSMCAQVRPLSATGQVMGSEDCLYVNVWTPSLDHNADLPVMVWIHGGYLLIFSGAETGYCPTEELAGYSQMVHVSFNYRLNAFGFMALPQLREGSPTNTSGNYGFMDQIAALKWVQKNIKSFGGNPNKVTIYGQSSGGTSVWTLMVSPLAKDLFHRAIDISGSSVYKATMEQAEKDNLVFLNYTGCRDAQCLWNLNTSQILQSAPWIEYPNWAADDLCDLPQKGKFVGPLAVVDGYVVPATPLDVWKQKIPGYSDVPYVIGTTLQETEFAPSSANISQWSEEDYQWVVNSLLKTFGGNLSAQALSLYPTSEFCSQPERCVEKAYMTMVSDLRASCPSNIRAQLAAETLTSPVYRYQVIYTPSRPAKTNNLLPYNSWFAFHTLDTLGFFRTLEQALGETSEDDRTFQRLIRKYFIHFTKEGTMPPEWPEYPDGTALLSTTLRVEKNYRSAQCALWENNDMFQYAWIN; this is encoded by the exons ATGGCGGGGAACAA ACATGTGAACACGCAAGGGGAGGCAGGATCCCAATCTGAATATAAACATCTGGTCAACTCggatgaagaagaggaagaggaggacacaTATCTGGACAAGGACCTTGATATACCAGAGCCTTCTTGCAACACTCCAGCTCACAAGACTATAGCAGCCATGTTTGGGGGTATTGTGATACTGTGCTTGGTGGCAGCCAGTTTAGCGTATCTATCTGGATATTCACCATGCACCTCGGTAGATGTGACTACATCATGTGGCAAAGTACGcggccagcactgtgacaagatTTACACGTTTAAAGGGATTCCATATGCAAGTCCTCCCATTGGATCATTACGGTGGAGACCCCCACAGGAACCTACCTGCTGGAAGGAAACACTGGATGCTACCAAGTTCAAATCCATGTGTGCCCAAGTGAGGCCTCTGAGTGCAACAGGTCAAGTGATGGGATCAGAAGATTGCCTCTATGTCAATGTATGGACACCCTCACTGGATCACAACGCCGACTTACCTGTTATGGTCTGGATTCATGGCGGATATCTTCTCATCTTCAGTGGAGCTGAAACTGGATATTGTCCTACTGAGGAACTGGCTGGCTACAGTCAGATGGTCCATGTTAGCTTCAACTACCGTCTAAACGCATTCGGATTCATGGCTTTGCCGCAATTGAGAGAAGGATCCCCCACCAATACTTCCG GTAATTATGGATTCATGGATCAGATTGCTGCACTAAAATGGGTACAGAAGAACATCAAGTCTTTTGGTGGAAATCCGAACAAAGTGACCATCTATGGGCAGAGCTCAG GAGGCACCTCAGTGTGGACATTGATGGTGTCACCTTTGGCCAAAGATCTTTTTCACCGTGCCATAGACATAAGTGGATCATCTGTTTATAAAGCCACTATGGAGCAAGCAGAGAAGGACAACCTCGTATTCCTGAACTACACGGGCTGCCGGGATGCTCAGTGCTTGTGGAATCTCAATACAAGTCAAATCCTCCAG TCTGCCCCGTGGATTGAATACCCAAACTGGGCTGCAGACGACTTATGTGACCTACCGCAAAAAGGAAAATTTGTCGGCCCATTGGCTGTGGTGGATGGATACGTGGTGCCTGCTACTCCACTGGATGTATGGAAACAGAAAATACCGGGGTACAGCGATGTGCCGTATGTGATTGGTACCACCCTTCAAGAAACAGAATTTGC CCCGTCTTCTGCTAATATCTCACAATGGTCTGAGGAAGATTACCAGTGGGTCGTGAATT CACTTCTGAAGACATTTGGAGGCAATCTTTCAGCCCAAGCCCTGTCTCTGTATCCCACCTCTGAGTTCTGCTCCCAGCCTGAACGATGTGTGGAGAAGGCTTACATGACTATGGTGTCAGACCTCAGGGCTTCATGTCCCAGTAATATCCGGGCCCAACTAGCGGCAG AGACCCTGACCAGCCCAGTCTACCGCTACCAGGTCATCTACACTCCCTCTCGTCCAGCTAAAACCAACAACCTCTTACCCTACAATAGCTGGTTCGCCTTCCACACACTGGATACACTGGGATTTTTTAGGACTCTGGAACAAGCCTTAGGGGAGACATCAGAAGATGACCGCACCTTCCAGAGACTGATAAGGAAATACTTCATACACTTCACCAAAGAAG GGACCATGCCACCCGAGTGGCCCGAATATCCTGACGGGACTGCACTTCTATCTACGACACTGCGAGTAGAGAAGAACTATCGCTCCGCTCAGTGTGCGCTGTGGGAGAACAACGACATGTTCCAATATGCCTGGATCAACTGA
- the LOC136582374 gene encoding para-nitrobenzyl esterase-like isoform X2: protein MMAKHARYQSRDAEDFLGRPLPFFRHVNTQGEAGSQSEYKHLVNSDEEEEEEDTYLDKDLDIPEPSCNTPAHKTIAAMFGGIVILCLVAASLAYLSGYSPCTSVDVTTSCGKVRGQHCDKIYTFKGIPYASPPIGSLRWRPPQEPTCWKETLDATKFKSMCAQVRPLSATGQVMGSEDCLYVNVWTPSLDHNADLPVMVWIHGGYLLIFSGAETGYCPTEELAGYSQMVHVSFNYRLNAFGFMALPQLREGSPTNTSGNYGFMDQIAALKWVQKNIKSFGGNPNKVTIYGQSSGGTSVWTLMVSPLAKDLFHRAIDISGSSVYKATMEQAEKDNLVFLNYTGCRDAQCLWNLNTSQILQSAPWIEYPNWAADDLCDLPQKGKFVGPLAVVDGYVVPATPLDVWKQKIPGYSDVPYVIGTTLQETEFAPSSANISQWSEEDYQWVVNSLLKTFGGNLSAQALSLYPTSEFCSQPERCVEKAYMTMVSDLRASCPSNIRAQLAAETLTSPVYRYQVIYTPSRPAKTNNLLPYNSWFAFHTLDTLGFFRTLEQALGETSEDDRTFQRLIRKYFIHFTKEGTMPPEWPEYPDGTALLSTTLRVEKNYRSAQCALWENNDMFQYAWIN, encoded by the exons ATGAT GGCCAAACACGCCAGATACCAATCTCGTGATGCTGAGGACTTCTTGGGACGTCCACTTCCTTTCTTCCG ACATGTGAACACGCAAGGGGAGGCAGGATCCCAATCTGAATATAAACATCTGGTCAACTCggatgaagaagaggaagaggaggacacaTATCTGGACAAGGACCTTGATATACCAGAGCCTTCTTGCAACACTCCAGCTCACAAGACTATAGCAGCCATGTTTGGGGGTATTGTGATACTGTGCTTGGTGGCAGCCAGTTTAGCGTATCTATCTGGATATTCACCATGCACCTCGGTAGATGTGACTACATCATGTGGCAAAGTACGcggccagcactgtgacaagatTTACACGTTTAAAGGGATTCCATATGCAAGTCCTCCCATTGGATCATTACGGTGGAGACCCCCACAGGAACCTACCTGCTGGAAGGAAACACTGGATGCTACCAAGTTCAAATCCATGTGTGCCCAAGTGAGGCCTCTGAGTGCAACAGGTCAAGTGATGGGATCAGAAGATTGCCTCTATGTCAATGTATGGACACCCTCACTGGATCACAACGCCGACTTACCTGTTATGGTCTGGATTCATGGCGGATATCTTCTCATCTTCAGTGGAGCTGAAACTGGATATTGTCCTACTGAGGAACTGGCTGGCTACAGTCAGATGGTCCATGTTAGCTTCAACTACCGTCTAAACGCATTCGGATTCATGGCTTTGCCGCAATTGAGAGAAGGATCCCCCACCAATACTTCCG GTAATTATGGATTCATGGATCAGATTGCTGCACTAAAATGGGTACAGAAGAACATCAAGTCTTTTGGTGGAAATCCGAACAAAGTGACCATCTATGGGCAGAGCTCAG GAGGCACCTCAGTGTGGACATTGATGGTGTCACCTTTGGCCAAAGATCTTTTTCACCGTGCCATAGACATAAGTGGATCATCTGTTTATAAAGCCACTATGGAGCAAGCAGAGAAGGACAACCTCGTATTCCTGAACTACACGGGCTGCCGGGATGCTCAGTGCTTGTGGAATCTCAATACAAGTCAAATCCTCCAG TCTGCCCCGTGGATTGAATACCCAAACTGGGCTGCAGACGACTTATGTGACCTACCGCAAAAAGGAAAATTTGTCGGCCCATTGGCTGTGGTGGATGGATACGTGGTGCCTGCTACTCCACTGGATGTATGGAAACAGAAAATACCGGGGTACAGCGATGTGCCGTATGTGATTGGTACCACCCTTCAAGAAACAGAATTTGC CCCGTCTTCTGCTAATATCTCACAATGGTCTGAGGAAGATTACCAGTGGGTCGTGAATT CACTTCTGAAGACATTTGGAGGCAATCTTTCAGCCCAAGCCCTGTCTCTGTATCCCACCTCTGAGTTCTGCTCCCAGCCTGAACGATGTGTGGAGAAGGCTTACATGACTATGGTGTCAGACCTCAGGGCTTCATGTCCCAGTAATATCCGGGCCCAACTAGCGGCAG AGACCCTGACCAGCCCAGTCTACCGCTACCAGGTCATCTACACTCCCTCTCGTCCAGCTAAAACCAACAACCTCTTACCCTACAATAGCTGGTTCGCCTTCCACACACTGGATACACTGGGATTTTTTAGGACTCTGGAACAAGCCTTAGGGGAGACATCAGAAGATGACCGCACCTTCCAGAGACTGATAAGGAAATACTTCATACACTTCACCAAAGAAG GGACCATGCCACCCGAGTGGCCCGAATATCCTGACGGGACTGCACTTCTATCTACGACACTGCGAGTAGAGAAGAACTATCGCTCCGCTCAGTGTGCGCTGTGGGAGAACAACGACATGTTCCAATATGCCTGGATCAACTGA